The DNA region GTACGGCCCGCTGATCGTCCCCGCGTGCAGCGCGGCGTCCTGCACGCTCTCGCCGTAGCCCCTGACGTCCTTGCTCAAGTCGTCGGCGGCCAGACCCACCAGCGACAGAATGGACTCCACTCCACTCGGCCTGATGTCCCACCCCGTCATGCCGTCCCCCTGCATCCCCCGGTGAATACGTTGTGTCAACTGCGCCCGGCAACACGCGTGCCACTGGCGACAGGAGCTTCATCTGTATCAAGGGGTTCATAGCAATGGCAACGCACTTCAAGCCAAACGCGTGTTGGATTGAACACGCAATGTGGTGTCGGAGTGCCGTGGCGACCGAGGCTCGCTGCCGGGTGAGCAGCTTGGACCCACCTTTTTCGTCTCCTGTCGCCGCTCCGCGAGGCGGCGGTGGGACGGCTGGGCGGCGCGGCTGGTGATGTTTGCGCCAGGGAAGAGAGGGTTGTGGGTGTCCGACCCGCGCTACCGCTTCGGCGAGCCCGCCCGGATCGAGCGGATCACGCCCGCCGCGGCGATCAGGAAGCCGACGCCCATCAGCATGCACAGCGACCAGGCGATGGACGGGAGCGGATGGGTGCCGAGGAAGAGGGGGGCCATGGTGGCCAGGGTGGACAGTGCGCCGACGAAGAAGACGATCGCGCCGATCCGGACCAGCCGGTCACCTGCGCCAGAAGGTGTAGTACTCACCCCGTCAGGGTAGTTCCCGGCAGCGGCGAACCGCCCAGCGGTCAACCCTGAGGCCGACCCCGCGGTCAACCTGCGGCGACCGGTTCGCGAAGCAAGCGCCGTTTCCGGACAGAGTCCGGATGACCAGGCTTGACTAGGGGTACTCCCCCTGGGGAGGCTGCTGCCAGCAGGGGAGCACCACCACTGGATAGCCTGACCTGCTGAGGCTTTGTTCCGGCATACGGGTTGAGATGGGGTGCGTGCTTTGCCGACTGGCAAGGTCAAGTGGTTCAACAGCGAGAAGGGCTTCGGTTTCCTCTCCCGCGACGACGGCGGCGACGTCTTCGTGCACTCCTCCGTGCTCCCCGACGGCGTCGATGCCCTCAAGCCGGGGCAGCGCGTCGAGTTCGGAGTCGTCGCAGGTCAGCGTGGAGACCAGGCGCTCTCGGTGGCGATCCTGGACCCGACCCCGTCCGTCGCGGCCGCGCAGCGCCGCAAGCCGGACGAGCTCGCGTCCATCGTGCAGGACCTGACCACCCTGCTGGAGAACATCACACCGATGCTGGAGCGCGGCCGGTACCCGGACAAGGCGGCCGGCAAGAAGATCGGCGGCCTGCTGCGCGCGGTCGCCGACCAGCTCGATGTCTGAATCCCGGGCGTAGCTCGGGTGAGCGCGTAGCTCAGACGAATGACAGTGCGTCGGGGCCGAGGGGCGGTACCAGCCCCTCGGCCGCCGCGCGCGTCAGCAGTCCGCGGATCGCCGCGTAGCCGTCCTCGCCGAGGTCGGCCGTGAACTCGTTGACGTACAGCCCGATGTGCTGGTCCGCCACGGCCGGGTCCATCTCCTGGGCGTGCTCCAGCACGTACGGCCGGGACGTCTCCGGGGCGTCCCACGCCATCCGTACCGAGGTGCGCACCGACTCGGCGAGCCGCTTCAGCGTGTCCGCGCCCAGCGACCGCTTGGCGA from Streptomyces sp. NBC_01591 includes:
- a CDS encoding cold-shock protein; its protein translation is MPTGKVKWFNSEKGFGFLSRDDGGDVFVHSSVLPDGVDALKPGQRVEFGVVAGQRGDQALSVAILDPTPSVAAAQRRKPDELASIVQDLTTLLENITPMLERGRYPDKAAGKKIGGLLRAVADQLDV